A window of Chaetodon auriga isolate fChaAug3 chromosome 2, fChaAug3.hap1, whole genome shotgun sequence contains these coding sequences:
- the LOC143331877 gene encoding uncharacterized protein LOC143331877, with product METQTENQRLNSSQLISVPHKDTIRLLEVYVKRSISLNDGTPVYKKTGRNQKWVTMPRKQRRHSSDPSLHLADGLNVEEIGAFTPVIEPPENPPAMPVEDSEKPTKKPKKKKKKKKKKPSFWKNFFGIFYRKDEEEDSPSEIPEVSDAEEVSDTVTACLPTTPVATPKRKTLRAKSLRRRFSKKRLSLTKLNKLGKDLNPADITRVEAVISVEPTYAYYEKVSEELERIVHEVKEKEEVESLSDEEIINRIIALTKEQGDAIDDKLKDNPTLNNFFQRMSYSSFQLLADAYLEKEASPIHNPPTVLPTAPELVKLAFMYDFTAKIARLSKQSVGHITGLGNRYLQDRFEYNQVCTDHPLSDSDG from the exons atggaaacacagacagaaaatcagcGGCTTAACAGCAGCCAGTTGATTTCTGTTCCTCACAAGGATACAATCCGTCTGCTGGAGGTGTACGTCAAGCGCAGCATCAGCCTAAATGACGGGACACCCGTATATAAGAAGACTGGGAGGAATCAAAAATGGGTGACGATGCCGAGAAAGCAAAGACGACATTCCAGCGACCCTTCCCTGCACTTGGCCGACGGATTAAACGTCGAGGAAATTGGTGCATTTACACCTGTGATCGAACCTCCCGAAAATCCCCCCGCGATGCCTGTCGAAGATTCAGAGAAACCCACCaaaaaaccaaagaagaagaagaaaaagaagaagaagaagccctCATTTTGGAAAAACTTCTTTGGAATTTTCTATCggaaagacgaggaggaggacagtcCATCAGAGATCCCCGAGGTCTCCGACGCAGAAGAGGTCTCTGACACTGTGACCGCCTGCCTGCCAACAACTCCAGTTGCTACACCAAAAAGAAAGACCCTGAGAGCAAAATCCTTGAGAAGGAGGTTCTCCAAAAAGCGGCTATCGTTGACAAAACTGAATAAACTTGGCAAAGATCTCAACCCAGCTGACATCACCCGAGTTGAAG CTGTCATCAGCGTGGAACCGACATACGCTTACTACGAGAAGGTGTCCGAGGAACTGGAGAGAATTGTCCATGAGgttaaagagaaagaggaagtcGAGTCCCTCTCTGATG AGGAAATCATCAACAGGATCATTGCTTTGACGAAGGAGCAGGGTGATGCCATCGACGACAAG ctgaaggaTAACCCCACCCTGAACAACTTCTTCCAGCGGATGTCGTACTCGTCCTTCCAGCTGTTGGCCGATGCGTATCTGGAGAAGGAAGCGTCGCCGATCCACAATCCTCCCACTGTCCTACCGACGGCTCCTGAGCTGGTCAAGCTGGCCTTTATGTACGATTTTACAGCCAAGATCGCCAGGCTGTCCAAACAGAGCGTGGGCCACATTACCGGGCTGGGGAACCGTTATCTACAGGACCGATTTGAATACAATCAG GTGTGTACAGATCATCCCCTGTCTGACAGCGACGGCTGA
- the rplp2a gene encoding 60S acidic ribosomal protein P2, producing MRYVAAYLLAVLGGNTSPTAKDIKAILGSVGIEADDERLNKVISELSGKDINEVMNSGLSKLASVPAGGAVAAPAAAAGGAAGAAPAAAEEKKEEKKEESEESDEDMGFGLFD from the exons ATGCGTTACGTGGCCGCTTACCTCCTGGCTGTGCTCGGTGGAAACACCAGCCCCACTGCAAAGGACATTAAAGCCATCTTGGGCAGTGTGGGAATTGAGGCCGATGACGAACGCTTAAACAAG GTCATTAGTGAGCTGAGTGGGAAAGACATCAATGAAGTCATGAACTCAG GCCTCTCTAAGTTAGCCTCCGTaccagcaggtggtgctgtggcagctcctgcagctgctgctgggggGGCCGCTGGGGCTGCGCCTGCTGCTG cggaagagaaaaaggaagagaagaaagaggaatcAGAAGAGTCAGACGAAGACATGGGCTTCGGTCTCTTTGATTAA
- the LOC143331888 gene encoding adenosine receptor A1 gives MSSSPGIKPREHVDMMYISIETAIALASVLGNVLVVLAVCVNRALRNTTFCFIVSLAVADIAVGVLVIPLAIIISLGFNTQFYTCLFLSCLLLIITQSSILSLLAIAIDRYLRVKIPTRYCTIVTQRRAYVAVCLCWILSFITGLVPMIGWNNRDAQRNLSLSSDIVCEFTTVMRMDYMVYFNFFGWVVVPLSIMIILYGEIFRVIRRQLNRRAEATCDGDRYYQKELKLAKSLALVVFLFTVCWLPIHIMNCINFFCPNYHVPKFAMYVGIFMSHVNSAVNPMVYAFRIKRFRVTLIQIARRCMLCKPTEPTPCPTSTPALTEKVDVNL, from the exons ATGTCTTCCTCTCCTGGAATCAAGCCTCGGGAGCATGTGGACATGATGTACATCTCCATTGAGACAGCCATTGCGCTGGCCTCTGTGCTGGGGAacgtgctggtggtgctggctgtgtgtgtgaaccggGCTCTCCGCAACACCACCTTCTGCTTCATCGTGTCTCTGGCCGTGGCTGACATCGCTGTGGGGGTTTTGGTCATCCCTCTGGCTATCATCATCAGTCTGGGGTTTAACACCCAGTTCTACacctgcctcttcctctcctgcctgctgctgatCATCACCCAGAGCTCCATCCTTTCCCTACTGGCTATCGCCATCGACCGATACCTGCGAGTCAAGATTCCCACCAG GTACTGCACCATTGTGACGCAGAGGAGGGCATATGTGGCAGTTTGTCTGTGCTGGATCCTCTCCTTCATCACTGGGCTGGTTCCAATGATTGGATGGAATAACCGTGATGCTCAGAGAAACCTCAGCCTTTCCAGCGACATTGTGTGTGAATTCACCACCGTCATGAGGATGGACTACATGGTGTACTTCAATTTCTTCGGCTGGGTGGTGGTACCGCTGTCCATAATGATCATTCTGTACGGGGAGATCTTCAGGGTGATCCGGCGGCAGCTGAACCGGCGTGCTGAAGCCACTTGTGATGGAGACAGGTACTACCAGAAAGAGCTGAAGCTGGCCAAATCTCTGGCCTTGGTGGTCTTCCTCTTTACTGTGTGTTGGCTGCCAATACACATCATGAACTGCATCAACTTCTTCTGCCCAAACTATCACGTACCCAAGTTTGCCATGTATGTAGGCATTTTCATGTCCCACGTGAACTCAGCAGTCAACCCAATGGTTTATGCATTCAGGATAAAGCGGTTCCGTGTCACGCTGATCCAGATCGCTCGCCGTTGCATGTTATGTAAACCCACAGAGCCCACTCCGTGCCCCACCAGCACACCAGCCCTGACGGAGAAAGTGGACGTGAACCTGTAA